The DNA window ttaacaagaatactgaattattttttgatcaaGCCCACACACTCACGCCTGAAATGAGACTGTTAATGGAACATTCTTATGAAGCAATTATCGATGCGGGAGTTAACCCAAAACAATTACGAGGAAAAAATACTGCTGTAATTATGGGATTATACTTAATTGAAACGCAAAAGAAATTTCTATGAAAaagttaagataaaaaaaaaatattgtaattaatatataaatacagtaAAAAAGACAATTAAACTTGTAATTATGTGTATACTAGCATTTTGTAACACGgtaatattcttattattagttaAGCGGTCTGAATGTTATTGGATGTAGTAAATCGACAATAGTAAACATGATATCATACTACTTGGATCTGAAAGGACCATCACATATAATCGATACAGCCTGCAGTTCTAGCCTTTATGTCGTGTCACTTAGTTGCAATTACATTATGTCAGGAATATGCGAAGACGCGATAGTTGGGACtacaaatttatgttttagtCCAACTATTAATCTGTTATATTTACTCAActtggtattttttaaatttattattagttattatatgtataaatattactcaATGCATAGGAATTAAAGACTTATTTCTCTATTCATATAGATTAAAATTCGATGAAATATTTTccataagttaaataaatattttataagttttaaataaaaattataaaaaaatttctgatcAAGTTGCGTAACATTTAGAATGGACAAAACAGTTAAgtctttaagttttttaaataaataagcttagtcaatataaagtaaagccttttaaaatgaatttttatcttacagGTATCGCCTAATAGTCATTGCAGACCTTTTGATAGTGCTGCAAATGGTTTTGTGCGTAGTGAAGCGGTGACAGTGATATATCTTCAAAAAGCAAAGAATGCAAAAAGGATTTATGCTACATGGCCacatattaaagtaaacaGCGATGgttacaaagaaaaaggaaTAATATTCCCATCGTCTTTCATGCAGAGTACTCTACTAACGGAATTTTACAATGAGTGCGGAATACTGACATCTTGCTTGGATTACATTGAAACAGGTGGTACCGGTACGAAAGTTGGCGATCCTCAGGAAGTTAATGCAATCCAGAAcgttttgtgtaaaaatagaGAAACCCCTTTAATGATTGGTTCCGTGAAATCTAATCTCAGTCATACTGAACAGGTGAGTGGCATGATTCAGATTGCTaaagtaaaagataatttttgcttttatttattatttcttaaataatttttattttgtgcatttatgcacacatatatgtatgtgtacgtgtgtgtgcgttTGTATACCcacatgtaaaattatttgtacatgtacatatacactccccccccccccaataCAGAGAAACTTATTTTACATGACAATAGTTCAATCAGTCATTCTATCgtattagaatataaaaattaattaaaggataaatttttataatatttagttattacaattaaaacaataagacATAAGTATAATGTACGATTAATGAATAactaatactaataaattaattcaaatttttaattcaaaacttacaagaaaaaaattgtcaagtGCTGTTTGTAGACCGTTTAATTACTTCAAACTTTAGAGTAACACAATTTAAGAATTGTAAACGTTTTGATGTATTTCTtagtcatttttaatatacagtttaatatacaatatatatatataattttaaaattaggacaaactttattaaactttCAAGTGTTTGCAAAAACGATAAGAATATGCAATGTTACTTTAAGACCATACGGTATAAGTGTTATTGacattttgacaaaaatatgaTGAAGAAATAGGCgaaaatgctttatatgaGTTTTGTTGTATCTTTGCTATTCAGGTaagatattgtattatattacaaagcTATAAAtacatgttaattatattatttattgttaaaacaaaaatataaactttttatgacattttactCATATTTGaactattttcttattatttaagggtgttaaattatacttcaattttataaagatatatgtcgtttacaagaatatattttaaattatattttactgttccataattaattaattttataataaatacatataatgtgtggttgtgaaataatttgtacatatttgatttataGATTGGCTTAGTGGACCtcttgatatttttagaaatcatTCCGGATTATATGATTATTGATTAGTCATTCTGCTGGTGAACTCGGTTGCGTCTACGCTGATAAATCATTGAACGAACCATTTTGTCAGTATACTTTATAGGTTTGGCCTGTGTCGAAGGAAAAGTAATTTGTAGCTCGAGGGCACTGTTGATCTTAATTACGGAAGcctaaaaaatatgtgttcaacggatattgaaataatatgtcGCAATAATGGGAATAGCAGCGTTGTCTGTAGTCCCACAGAATCCACAcagaaatttatgaaaaaattgcaggtagcattaaataattcttgtttattttataaaaaaatgaaaaacttaaatctaataattttcaaaatgttgaactttccaatttaaaataaaattatttattccacTTGCacgtgataaattttatatttttttgtcaaactAAACGACGAATAAAGGCCAGTAAGATTTCAGCACAGAAATTAGTGCGCTGTGTATGTACttaattcttgaatttattcattAGAACATACGTTTCGGCTATGGGTTTTAGTCATCTTCagtgtacataaaaaattaacaaatgcgattggtcaattccaatgaaaTAACCGACCGGTTAAGGTAACCGGAGTTGGTGAAATCGGCCCTCAATAGTTATGACATATTATAACCAAACGTCCAATGTGTTAGTTTGCCGAAAAATCGCTATGGAACAAAGAGCGAATATCaagttttgttttaagttGGGCAAAACTGCTTAAGAAACATTCGATGAAAAACGTTTACGGTGACCAGTGTCTATCCCGTGCACAAGTATTTCGCTGGTTTGCTAGATTTCGTGATGGTCGTGAAGACCTTGAAGATGATGAACGCTCACCGAAGCCGAGAACCTcgaggaataaaaaaaacgttgaGAAAGTCAGCCAAATTCTGCGCTCTGACAGTTGTGTGTCCGCGAGACTTATTAAGGAGATGACTGGCATTCCTAAGAGTGTGATTCATCGCATTCTGATCAAGGATttgggaaagagaaagatctGCGCACGATTTGTTCCACATCGTCACACAAATGTGTAATTGTACCCGAGTTTTTGGCCAAAAAACGCATCATAAAGGTCGACCACCGCGACCGTGCGACTTCTGGCTATTTCCTAAACTCAAATTAGCGATGAAGAAGAACACCTACCCCaattattcctaaattataatgcacaaatattgaaacataaatattttgcaattatttcagcacttaaaattatcacattaaaaatcttcaacattttcacaatataatgcagcaataataatgtgcaatatttacagcatttaattttcaatatttaattcaaaattaatattaaaagtattacaataaatttaacaaatatcggATGGAATATtgcatgtttcaatatttgtgcattataaTGTAGGAATGATTTCAGAGTTTCTGACCGCTATTACTATCAATGAGATACTTAACTCTCCAACAGACGCAACTAATCTGTCAGACAAAATGcctcttttttaatctttattaaatgtctaaTAAATAAgcgatatttgttaaatttattgtaatacttttaatattaattttgaattaaatattgaaaattaaatgctgtaaatattgcacattattattgctgcattatattgtgaaaatgttgaagatttttaatgtgataattttaagtgctgaaataattgcaaaatatttatgtttcaatatttgtctaatctttaacaaatattatttaagaattatattctgaCAAAACTGTTGCGTTATGACAAATCATCTTAGCACAATCTCTTCATGGGGAATGTGGGACTCCGTTATAGTAGTAAAAAAGTCGATGGGGAGGACGTTTCGCTTTCTATAAATTCACGACTATAAATTCACGTCAACTTCCCCATATACATACAGACCAGTCCCGATCGTCGAATCTCGCTGatcaatattaatctttattgtaaaaattaaaagaaagtaGCCGTTAACAAAAACGCCAACGCTAAAATGTTATGTTATTTGCGCGAATGAAGCTAATAAACAGTGTTTCTTTACgatttgttgcaaaaaatctttattactattaattcgacaaaaagaataattttagatttgcACATTAAAATTCGTTATGTGAGCAAC is part of the Monomorium pharaonis isolate MP-MQ-018 chromosome 2, ASM1337386v2, whole genome shotgun sequence genome and encodes:
- the LOC118644598 gene encoding fatty acid synthase-like produces the protein MQSTLLTEFYNECGILTSCLDYIETGGTGTKVGDPQEVNAIQNVLCKNRETPLMIGSVKSNLSHTEQIGLVDLLIFLEIIPDYMIID